A window of the Ipomoea triloba cultivar NCNSP0323 chromosome 14, ASM357664v1 genome harbors these coding sequences:
- the LOC116004179 gene encoding uncharacterized protein LOC116004179 isoform X2 — protein sequence MLNRINQEILNLLDGEEIARSVYYFPHSELRPAWGIIFCGMHFRYSGFHSIKNWGTSCSFSDIAQKKTKLAPLQEKEKALIMTMTVDAFCKLVKNQADVAQLITKMVLTLVQIYYMQWRSLFLYLQQLSDYPLPFWLALFVEGIRFTQAKLLAAQEYATSTGLLVPRNFLIPRIKVLVLGQPGEEVFESFLGAHAL from the exons ATGCTCAATAGGATCAACCAG GAGATTCTGAATCTTCTGGATGGTGAGGAAATAGCCAGGAGCGTTTACTATTTTCCACACAGTGAACTGAGGCCTGCTTGGGGCATCATCTTTTGTGGCATGCATTTTAGATACTCTGGGTTTCACAGTATAAAAAATTGGGGTACCAGTTGTTCTTTCTCAGACATTGCTCAGAAGAAGACAAAGCTTGCTCCACTGCAG gaaaaggaaaaagccTTGATTATGACTATGACTGTTGATGCTTTCTGTAAATTAGTGAAGAATCAGGCAGATGTAGCTCAATTAATTACCAA GATGGTATTAACCTTGGTGCAAATTTATTATATGCAGTGGAGGTCCTTGTTTCTATATCTTCAACAGTTAAGTGATTATCCACTGCCTTTTTGGTTGGCACTTTTTGTTGAAGGTATCCGCTTTACACAGGCAAAGCTTTTAGCTGCTCAAGAATATGCTACCTCAACAGGCTTACTTGTTCCaagaaattttttaattcctcGTATTAAG GTTTTAGTACTTGGTCAGCCTGGAGAGGAG GTGTTTGAGAGCTTCTTGGGGGCACATGCTTTATAA
- the LOC116004179 gene encoding uncharacterized protein LOC116004179 isoform X1: protein MLNRINQEILNLLDGEEIARSVYYFPHSELRPAWGIIFCGMHFRYSGFHSIKNWGTSCSFSDIAQKKTKLAPLQEKEKALIMTMTVDAFCKLVKNQADVAQLITKMVLTLVQIYYMQWRSLFLYLQQLSDYPLPFWLALFVEGIRFTQAKLLAAQEYATSTGLLVPRNFLIPRIKVLVLGQPGEEVSLQLILRVVELLLMLVCLQQLVLYAWVLNDRNINAYLSGV from the exons ATGCTCAATAGGATCAACCAG GAGATTCTGAATCTTCTGGATGGTGAGGAAATAGCCAGGAGCGTTTACTATTTTCCACACAGTGAACTGAGGCCTGCTTGGGGCATCATCTTTTGTGGCATGCATTTTAGATACTCTGGGTTTCACAGTATAAAAAATTGGGGTACCAGTTGTTCTTTCTCAGACATTGCTCAGAAGAAGACAAAGCTTGCTCCACTGCAG gaaaaggaaaaagccTTGATTATGACTATGACTGTTGATGCTTTCTGTAAATTAGTGAAGAATCAGGCAGATGTAGCTCAATTAATTACCAA GATGGTATTAACCTTGGTGCAAATTTATTATATGCAGTGGAGGTCCTTGTTTCTATATCTTCAACAGTTAAGTGATTATCCACTGCCTTTTTGGTTGGCACTTTTTGTTGAAGGTATCCGCTTTACACAGGCAAAGCTTTTAGCTGCTCAAGAATATGCTACCTCAACAGGCTTACTTGTTCCaagaaattttttaattcctcGTATTAAG GTTTTAGTACTTGGTCAGCCTGGAGAGGAGGTGAGCTTGCAGTTAATACTAAGAGTTGTTGAGTTGTTGCTGATGTTGGTCTGCTTGCAACAACTTGTTCTATATGCTTGGGTTTTGAATGATCGAAACATAAATGCGTATCTGTCAGGTGTTTGA
- the LOC116004179 gene encoding uncharacterized protein LOC116004179 isoform X3, producing MHFRYSGFHSIKNWGTSCSFSDIAQKKTKLAPLQEKEKALIMTMTVDAFCKLVKNQADVAQLITKMVLTLVQIYYMQWRSLFLYLQQLSDYPLPFWLALFVEGIRFTQAKLLAAQEYATSTGLLVPRNFLIPRIKVLVLGQPGEEVSLQLILRVVELLLMLVCLQQLVLYAWVLNDRNINAYLSGV from the exons ATGCATTTTAGATACTCTGGGTTTCACAGTATAAAAAATTGGGGTACCAGTTGTTCTTTCTCAGACATTGCTCAGAAGAAGACAAAGCTTGCTCCACTGCAG gaaaaggaaaaagccTTGATTATGACTATGACTGTTGATGCTTTCTGTAAATTAGTGAAGAATCAGGCAGATGTAGCTCAATTAATTACCAA GATGGTATTAACCTTGGTGCAAATTTATTATATGCAGTGGAGGTCCTTGTTTCTATATCTTCAACAGTTAAGTGATTATCCACTGCCTTTTTGGTTGGCACTTTTTGTTGAAGGTATCCGCTTTACACAGGCAAAGCTTTTAGCTGCTCAAGAATATGCTACCTCAACAGGCTTACTTGTTCCaagaaattttttaattcctcGTATTAAG GTTTTAGTACTTGGTCAGCCTGGAGAGGAGGTGAGCTTGCAGTTAATACTAAGAGTTGTTGAGTTGTTGCTGATGTTGGTCTGCTTGCAACAACTTGTTCTATATGCTTGGGTTTTGAATGATCGAAACATAAATGCGTATCTGTCAGGTGTTTGA